From Pyxicephalus adspersus chromosome 7, UCB_Pads_2.0, whole genome shotgun sequence, a single genomic window includes:
- the DBR1 gene encoding lariat debranching enzyme yields MKIAVEGCCHGELDKIYETIQFLEKKENTKVDLLVCCGDFQAVRNEGDMKCMAVPPKYRQMQTFYKYYSGEKKAPVLTIFIGGNHEASNYLQELPYGGWVAPNIYYLGYAGVVKYQGVRIGGISGIFKHHDYRKGHFEHPPYNKDTIRSAYHVRNLEVFKLKQINESMDIFLSHDWPRGIYHYGNKNQLLKKKGFFRQEVEDNTLGSPVAAELLHHLQPSYWFSAHLHVKFAAFMQHANKVEGEIPKATKFLALDKCLPHRDFLQIVEVKHDPSKPACLEYDLEWLCVLKATKDLLNVTSKTWNMPENNGLHSRWDFSATEQIKREVLQDLGNDLTIPCNFSVTIPCYDPNNPQHNRVASHNINPQTTEFCARFGLIDINVKTGQLNDEGGEFNAAEDNDTESSGSIEDPSEYSTDTSALSTSVNPDEITLDDDEEEEEEEEEEEENFSIRSVEPSPEYSPSFSNLRVLPDSMVLSSDDAMDSTNDELEHSESSQTEGEEKNPEKQLKRLSDENVRGNVRIKRRNQAIYTVQDDDE; encoded by the exons ATGAAGATTGCAGTGGAAGGTTGCTGTCATGGCGAGCTGGATAAGATCTATGAAACTATCCAGTTTttggagaagaaagaaaacactAAAGTTGACCTCCTGGTCTGCTGTGGTGACTTTCAGGCAGTGAGGAATGAAGGGGACATGAAATGTATGGCCGTGCCCCCAAAATACCGTCAGATGCAGACATTTTACAA gTATTATTCTGGAGAAAAGAAGGCTCCAGTACTTACAATCTTCATTGGAGGAAATCATGAAGCATCAAATTATCTCCAAGAGTTGCCATATGGAGGCTGGGTTGCACCAAATATTTACTACCTAG gatATGCTGGAGTAGTAAAATACCAAGGTGTGAGAATTGGAGGAATTTCTGGCATCTTCAAACACCATGACTAtagaaaag GTCATTTTGAACATCCTCCATATAACAAAGACACAATTAGAAGCGCTTACCATGTGCGGAACTTAGAAGTCTTCAAACTCAAACAG ATAAATGAGTCCATGGACATCTTCTTGTCTCATGACTGGCCTCGTGGTATATATCATTATGGGAACAAGAACCAGCTGCTGAAGAAAAAAGGCTTCTTTAGACAGGAGGTAGAAGACAACACTCTGGGCAGCCCAGTAGCTGCTGAACTCCTCCACCATCTCCAGCCATCATACTGGTTTTCTGCACATTTGCATGTCAAGTTTGCTGCTTTCATGCAACATGCG aataaAGTAGAAGGAGAAATACCCAAAGCAACCAAATTCTTGGCACTGGACAAATGCTTGCCCCATCGGGATTTTCTTCAG aTTGTTGAAGTAAAACATGATCCCAGCAAGCCTGCCTGTTTAGAGTATGACCTTGAATGGCTGTGTGTCTTGAAAGCAACTAAAGACCTTCTCAATGTAACTTCAAAAACGTGGAACATGCCTGAGAACAATGGCCTACACAGCAG gtggGATTTTAGTGCTACAGAACAAATAAAACGAGAAGTCTTACAAGATCTAGGCAATGACCTTACAATCCCATGCAACTTcagtgtcactattccatgttaTGATCCCAACAATCCTCAACACAACCGAGTGGCTTCTCACAATATTAATCCCCAAACCACAGAGTTCTGCGCCCGTTTTGGACTTATTGACATTAATGTTAAAACAGGACAACTAAATGATGAGGGTGGAGAATTTAATGCTGCAGAAGATAATGACACAGAGAGCAGTGGATCAATAGAAGACCCCAGTGAATACAGCACTGACACTTCTGCCCTTTCTACCTCTGTTAATCCCGATGAGATCACTCtggatgatgatgaggaggaggaggaggaggaggaagaggaagaagaaaacttCTCTATACGATCTGTGGAGCCCTCTCCGGAATATTCCCCAAGCTTTTCTAATTTACGTGTTCTGCCAGATTCCATGGTTCTCTCTTCAGATGATGCTATGGATTCAACCAATGATGAACTGGAGCATTCAGAGAGCAGTCAGACTGAAGGGGAAGAGAAGAACCCTGAGAAGCAACTTAAGAGACTGAGCGACGAGAATGTACGAGGCAATGTGAGGATTAAAAGGAGAAACCAGGCCATCTACACAGTACAGGATGATGATGAGTAG